GTGTGTGGACTGACCCTTTGTGCCCCTGGGGCAGCCAGACCCACCAGTGCCAGTGGTAACAGGGTAGCCAAGACAGCAATGGGCAGCACTGGCATGCCCTTAGTTTAAACACACCTACTTCGAGACTAAAACTGGATGTAAGGAACAGTATTACAGGGCTTGGGCTcctaacaaataaaataaaaatgtctttgttAGTTCAATATTTCCTCTACAGCAGGACCAGCCACCCCTAGTAGAGGGCAGAGTGGTTCTCTGTCCCTGTTCCTGCTCACCATTTATACTAGCTTATAAAACAGGAAAGCCTCTTAGACTTTTCTTGGGACAAGCCTGGCACATGAGGGAGGGGATTTGAATCCCAACTGACTGTGAGCTCTGTGTTccagtggtggtgggggtggggggaaggatgCAGAGGCTCAGGGGAAGACCTGTGACCCAAAGGAACCAGCTCTGTCTTTGCTCAAAGTGCAAATGAAGGAAAAAACGCCTCCCCACCCCTCATAAATCAGTGAGGGTCACTGGAAGTGACAGTAGGTCTCTTATCTCCCTAGGGTTCCTCAACACCCTCACAGCAGGCCCCCAGGCACTCAGGCAGTCAGAGCTAGTCTGAGGAAACGCCTAACACAGGGACTTTTTCCACCCAAGCCTGACCCAAGGAGGTACTCCAGAGAGTACTCCCTACAGGTCCGGATTGGACCCTGCTTTATAGAGGCGGGCTCAGGGCTGCCGAAGGGGCAGCGGGTATTTAAGACCAGGAGATGCTGCAGGGGGCCAAGGACAAAATGAGTGGGCCATTTGCCTCTGGGACTTGCTCAGATCCGGAAGACTCTTCGGATCTTAAGTCTCCACTGAGCTCAAGGTTCAGGGAACCTCTCACCCACGCTCGGTTCCAGGAGCTCTTCGGGGGCGCAGAGCAAGAGCCGGAGCTACCAACCGAGCCAACCGAGCCCTGCTTACCCTGGCTGTGCAGGCTGCGGAGGAGGCGAGCCAGCGCCTGTTCTGGGCCGGGGGCGTGGCGCGTGCTGCTGGCAAGGCTGCCCCCGCTGCGTTGGCTGCCCCAATACCGCTGGCGAGCCTGGCTGCTCGGAGATGCCGTGGCTGGAATAACAGTGGGCGTTGTGCACGTACCCCAGGGTAAGAGTCCCCAACTCCAGCATATTGGAATTCCAAGTTATGGGGGTGCTTCCAGGGAGCTGAGCAGTGAGGGCGGTGGACTCCAGTCCCTGCAGGGGGCAGGATCAGAGAGGGCAGAACTTGAAGTTTTGGAGGACTGTGGGACTCCAGCAtaattccccacccccatcccccctcaTCTGTGCAACCCTGTGAGACATATTGGACTCTGTTCCGCCTCAGAGAATTGGAGAGAGGCACAAAACCTGCCACCCAGGACGTGGGCAAGGATCTGTGACCTTGTCAGCCTCACGACCTCCCACTAAGGCCCATTAACCTCTCGGTTCCCTCGAGTGTCATAATTTATCATACCCGGTGCTAGcccaagagtgtgtgtgtgtgtgtgtgggggaggcaGGATCTGGAGGTTGGgtagccccgcccccaccccactcccaccccatcccagccCGTTTCCTTCTACTTCTCCCTCAGGCATGGCTTTTGCCCTCCTGACCTCGGTGCCCCCGGTGTTTGGACTCtacacttctttctttcctgttctcATCTACAGTTTGCTGGGCACTGGGAGACACCTGTCCACTGGTAAGTGGCCAGACTGCCCACGACTTCTTTTCTCTTTGGGATGAAAATCGGCAGGGGCTTGAGGCATTTTTTCGtcccttgagatagggtctcactgtatatagTCTTTGCTAGTCTGAAGCTCCCCACGGACCAGGTACGGTCTCagacagagatccacttgcctccgCCGCCTgcgggctgggattaaaagcgtgtgggCCAAACACACCTTGGCCAGGCTGATACTTGGGCGCTTTGGGGCTGTGTTCCCCtatgtccccttccctcccctactTGCCATCTCTCTTGGGATCCCCAACCCATTTCCACCTTTGCACAGAACTCCGTGGCCTCCCCAGGCTCGATGGAGTGGGTATAGAGGTAGCAGTTTACAAGGATCTCCTTGTCCCCTGTGACATTTGGTTAAAAGGAACAACTTGAAGGGACCTTGACCTTGAAGGAAAGAGGTGCACAGTCGGCCCACGGTCCAGTGAGAGTGTGTGGAGGGCACTGTTTTGCCAGTGGGGACACTCTTTTTCTCCTTGCCCACCGGTTCCGTGTGGGTGCACTATTTTCCCCCCACCGGTTCCTGGCTGCTGCACCAGCTCGTGACCCCAGTCTTCTAAGAGAGAGGATGGGACGCACCCGAAGCTGTGGGAGTCCGGGCTGTTGCTCTGCCCCAGGCTGCACGACTGGCAGTCTCTCCATTTGGCCCGTGGCTGCAGGAACCTTCGCAGTACTCAGTCTAATGACCGGCTCTGTTGTCGAGAGGGTGGTGCCCGAACCCCTCGCGGGGAATCTCAGTGGGTTCGAAAGGGAGCAATTGGAAGCTCGGCGAGTTGGGGCGGCAGCTGCTGTGGCCTTCGGGAGTGGGGCACTGATGGTAAGGGAGGACCCGACCCTGTGAGGACCCTAGGACTCTGGTCCACCGAAAAGGACCAGAACAATTGGGCCAGAGGATGGAGGGGAGGGTAAGAACACCCCTGAACTGGGGTGGCAGATGTGCCGTGGGAAGCTGGAAGCTCCCGTCCGACCCCACCTCCTCCCATCACCGTCTCTACAGCTGGCGATGTTCGTGCTACAGCTTGGTGTCCTGTCCACCTTTTTATCCGAGCCTGTGGTCAAGGCGCTGACCAGCGGGGCCGCGCTGCACGTGTTGGTGTCCCAGCTGCCAAGTCTCTTGGGATTGTCTCTCCCACGCCAGATCGGCTGCTTTTCTCTCTtcaaggtgggggtgggagaagagGTTTCTAGAAATCACGGGAAAGGGGTGACTGGATAGGCACGGAGGGTGGAGGGTTAGGATAGGCTACAAGGAAGGAATGCAAGGAACTTTGGCGCTGCGGGAGGGCGTAGAAGCCTTGATGGCCGCTGGAGAGAGTTTTGCCCCGGGCTAGTGGGTTGGTGCTGAGTCTCTCAGGGTCAGTTGACGGTGGCACCTGGCCTTTGCTCACTGTCCCTGCCCGCAGACACTGGCGGCGGTGCTCAGCGCACTGTCCCAGAGCAGTCCTGCAGAACTGACCATCTCGGCGCTCAGCCTGGCGTTGCTAGTGCCGGTCAAGGAACTAAACGTGCGATTCCGGGACAGGCTACCCACCCCGATCCCGGGAGAAGTTGCCATGGTGAGGGCCGCTCTAGATCCCTGGCCCCCGGATCCTCCCCATCCAGTGGGATCTGGAGGCTGCCGCCCCCTTGTGGAATGCTCAGGAGTTACAAGCAAGAGGTCCCAGTGACGCGTGCTTTTCCAAGCGGGTTTTTCCTGAGCAATTGTCACATCCGAAGCCCCCACCTACACTGTCCCACTTCCCAAGTTGAGCGCCAGGCCTCTttgctcctctccttcctccccactgcACGTTTTCTCTCCTCAGGGGCTCTCACCGTAATTCCTTTCGCTGCCCGTCTAGATAACTCCTCCTGTGTAAATGAGTGGAAATGTGGGGATGTGCTCAGACCGAGTCCCGCCCCTCCACTTAGAACGGCTCACGAGGCTCAAGTGTGTCTTTTGTGTCCATCAACCCCAAAGGGCCTCCTCTTAGGTCCTTTGTTTATCTCTCCAGGCAAACACTGCCTCTTCCCCCACTGTAGGTGAGTTAGTCTGTGGCTTCAGCAGCTGCTGCTACACTCTTGAaatgccgccccccccccccactggaatTCTCTTTCatgtcaaatctttttttttttttttttttttttttttttggtattttcgagacagggtttctctgtgtagccctggctgtcctggaacccactctgtaaaccaggctggcctcgaactcagaaatccgcctgcctctgcctcccagagtgctgggattaaaggcatgcgccaccactaccaaGGCCCTAGCTCTTTCTAGGGTCCAATGTGTTGTTGTCTTCAGGTGCTTCTGGCGACAGTTGTTTGTTTCACCTCTTCCCTGGACACAAGATACAATGTCCAGGTAGTAGGACTACTGCCCGGAGGGTAAGAGAAAGACTTCTCCAACCTCTCCTAGATACTCCTCCCTTGCCCTGCCCCTGCCTACTTCCTGTCTGCTCTGTTCCCTGTAGCACTAGACTGACCCATCCTTACCGAGGCTTTCTCCTTCTGCAGatttccccagcccctcctccccgcGCTGGATGAGCTACCCAGCATACTGGCCGATTCAGTGTCCATCTCATTGGTTACTTTCGCTGTGTCcacctctctggcctccatctaTGCAGACAAGTACAGCTACACGATTGACCCCAACCAGGTATGACTTGACTGCGACTGTCATCCCTTCTCAGAGTTAACCCGTTAGCCTCACTCCCCCGTGCCTGTGCCTTCCCCATCTTCGTTCCCCTGCGTCCTTCTAGGAACTCCTGGCCCACGGCGTGTCCAACctcatttcctctctcttctcctgcttTCCCAACTCCGCCACACTGGCTACAACCAGCTTATTAGTGGACGCTGGTGGGAATACACAGGTAAGAGGGTATCCTTGGGTAAGGAGAAAGGATGAGACGTTCAGCGGGGTGGCAAAAGAGAGTGGGGGAACAGGTGGATACCCCAACAGCATCTATGTATCTGAGGATGGGAATGGGAGAAGGGATGTGGAGAGGAGGCTTAGACAATTAAGAAACCCCACGAGGATGGCCACAAGCACTGACAAAAGCTACTATGTGAttacaaataaaaacagtaaCATCTGGATGTTGTATTACATACCCAGAGTTCTGGAACTAGGAAGGCTGATGGAACAGAGGGGTATCTGTGGCTCAAGGCAGGCTGGGGCACACAGAGACTGTCGAAACGGGACTGCCGAGCTGTGGAGATagcccagtggttagagcacaAGCATgagctcagaggttcagtcctccAGCTCCACGGGTGTGGTGACCTATCTTGAagccaggggtgggggtagggtgccCTGGAGCAAGGCCTGTAGCAGTCAGCTCTGGGTtcaactgagagaccctgtctcaatgaatAAGGTGGGTGGTGATAGAAGAAGTGTCCCAGGGTCAGATTCTACAAGAAGTGGGACACAGGTGTGTTGTCCTGgaatacacccccccacacacacacacacctatagaaTGTAGgagatagctgggcagtggtggcacagtctttaatcccagtacttgggaggcagaggcaggcggatttctgagtctgaggccagcctggccttcagagtgagttccaggacagccagggctacacagagaaaccttgtctcaccTCCCCCTTCCCAAAATGTAGGagataaaaaaaatcctgatgTTTCTcatagaacaaaaacaaacaaacaaaaaaacacaaaacaaaaagacaaacgcacaaaacaaaaaacggggctggagagatggctcagcggttataagaactgactgcttttccagaggtcctgagttcaattcccagcaagcacatggtggctcacaaccatctgtaatgggatccgatgcccttctctggtgtgtctgaagacagctacagtgtattcacatacataaaataaataaatatttaaaaaaaaaacaaaaatcaaccatctaaccaaacaacaacaacaatggaaaGAACTATTACACAGCACTCCTACCCTTATACGTTTTGTTTCCCCCATTTTGTTGGTATCACAGGCAGACAGCCAGCCTGCTTCTCAGAGGACCTTGGTAGATGGAGGAGGTGGGCTGAACTGCACACATCTGGGAGGGATTGGCAATTGATGGGCATTTAATGGGGGAGCGGCTAAGTGTGGCCAGCAGAACATCAAGAGTGGGGTGAGAAGTGCATATTTCTGTGTGGAAGGAACCTTGAGAAGAAGGGGACTTTtctggggaagagggagagtTTTGAAGAAAATGAGACAGGCTGGccagggagagcaggagagcagtgCCCACgcgggtggggatgggggagagtctcagtctctctctctctgtttctctctctcctttttacgatttatttattatatgtgagtacactgtagctgtcttcagacactccagaagagggcgtcagatttcattaccgatggttgtgagccaccatgtggtttctgggatttgaactcaggacctttggaagagcagtcggttctctctctctctctctctctctctctctctctctctctctctctctctctctctctctctctctctctctctggtttttcgagacagggtttctctatgtagccctgggtgtcctggaactcactctgtagaccaggctggcctcgaactcagaaatccgcctgcctctgcctcccagagtgctgggattacaggcgtgcgccaccactgcctgggccaGTCAGTGTCAGTCACCGCGGCAccatctgtctccctctcttgtctgtctttccttccctgtAGCTGGCAGGCCTCTTCTCCTGCGTGGTGGTCCTGGCAGTGTTGCTGTGGCTGGGACCCTTCTTCTACTACCTGCCCAAGGTAGGGAGAAGAGGCGCTTGCTCGCTGTGTGCTTGAGTGGAACTGGCCGGGTTCCAGAACCTTCGTTCTGACAAAGGCCTGCCTATCTTCTCTGTCTCTAGGCTGTCCTGGCTTGCATCAACATCTCCAGCATGCGCCAGATGTTCTTCCAGATGCAAGAGCTTCCACAGCTATGGCACATCAGCCGTGTGGACTTTGTGAGAAACGGCACTAGGCCAGGTTGCCCCGCCCCCCAAGCACCCGCTGGTTCTGACATGGACCAAAGCTGACCATCCTAAGTTCTTTAATCTCCAACCTACAGATCTTATACATACAgcagggaaaaggagagggtggGGTGTGAGTTCACCGTGCCCGAGTGCTTGTTTGGAGGTATTTTGGGGTGGTTCtgaagactgaacccagaacctcaTAAATTCTAGGAGAGTTGCCTACTACCATTGAATCCCGATTCCTACTTGCTCGGGGTCTGACGTTATAGTTGGTGTGTGTGCTTAAGTGAACTCTTCCGCCCACCACACTTCCTTTCTCCTGGGTCATCCTTGCACATATTTGTCCTTGAACCATATTTGTCCTCTTTCTGGGGAATCCACCCATACCCATGTCCCTCAGGCTGTGTGGATGGTCACGTGGGTGGCTGTCGTGACCCTGAACGTGGACCTGGGCCTGGCTGTGGGTGTGGTCGTCTCTATGATGACAGTGATCTACCGAACTCAGAGGTGAGCACAGAGATGGGGCATCACTGAAATGAGGGAAGGGGCACAGATACCCTGGGGGACTACAGCCAGGCCAGGGGTGACTGCAAGGGCTCTGACTCCAGCTTCTTCCCTAGGGTGCAGTGCCTGGCGCTTGGATTGGCCGAGGGGACAGAGCTCTACAGGCCCATCAGAGAGAGCCCTAAGGTGGGTGGGCGGTAGCCTAGGAAGGCAGGACTGATCGGACCAGGCTGTTTCTGACAGTCTGACCCCTTAGCTCCTCCAGGCTCCAGGTCTGTGTATCCTGAGCTATCCAACACCTCTCTACTTTGCAACCCGTGGGCAGTTCCACCGCCTCCTGGAGCGGCATCTGGGGCTTGGGAAAAGAACCAAGGTGAGGATTTTGGTGGAGGAGGAGCGTGGACCGTCTGGGATCGGGAGGCCAGTGGGTTCTGAGGACGGCGTCTGTGTGATCTTACTGTCTTTCTCTATTTCCAGACAGGCAGCGCCCGTGACAAAGGTGAGGTGGGCTGACAGAGAGGGAGAGTTGGTCATGAATCACGGGGTCGGCTGGCATATCTGCTTCTTCTCACCTTAGGTGCTGAGCCCGTCAGAGTGGCGATCCTAGACTTCAGTGGAATCCCTTTTGCAGATGCTGCAGGGGCCAGGGAAGTGGTCCAGGTGAGGGAGTGGCCAAGCTCAGGAAAAGCTCCCACTCATCCCTCCTGAACCCTCGATTTGGGTTTAACCCCTGTTTGATCCCTGCAGCTCACCAGGCGGTGTCAGGAAGATGGAATCTGCCTTCTCCTGGCTCAGTGTAATGGTTCGTGGAGCGAaggctgggaggtggggggactGACTGGATTTGGAGGCCTCAGCGCCTGACACTTTTCCCACACAGCCGTGGTGCTCGAGACCTTGACCCGGGCGGGACTGCTGGATAGCATGACTCCAGAACAACTCTTCGTGAGTGTCCAGGATGCAGCTGCGCATGCGCTGGAGAGGCTGGTAAGGGGGAGGAGCTTTACTAGTGGGGGCCAGGAGATGCTGGGTTAGGGTTCTGAATAGATgaggacgggggtggggggtggggggtgagaggGATTCCGAGAAGGGACTGAGGAAGATCAAGGGGGCAGTAGGGAGAAGCTGCCTAGTAGATTGGAGGGTAGGGGCCGGCATGAGGGTCGGGGGgcgggggcagaggcaggaggatttctgtgagtctgaggccagcctggtctaggacggtcagagctatatagagagaccctacCCCTAGctcaaaaaccaaagcaaccaatccgtcaaacaaacaaacaagcaaacaaacaccccaGCCAAGTTCAAGAGTCTGGGGTGGAGAACTGAACTAATGTTTCCAAAGGGGTGATGTATTCCCAGACCACTGGTGGGTCTCAGGGACTGTGGTACCTAATATTCCTGAACTGTCCACGTTTCTTCTCCAGAAACCTACTGGCCCACAGATTTGCACGGTGTGGGTCTGACCACAGTCACTTAGAGTGCGAGAAGCCCCGACAGTATGTGTGTGAGGAAGGCGGTCCTAGCTCCCTCCTAATGCAACCAATAAAACGAAGCTGAGAATCCCCGAAGCCTGTGACGCGGGTCTAGGCGGCTAATGTGGAGCTCTCCAATGCCCCCAAGTCGTGCCACACCCAAAGTACCACAGAGACACGAGTAAAAATGGCTTTCACCGTGTGTTCACCAGCCCCACAGAACTACAGTCACAGTGCTTTCTGTTGGAGCCGGTACCCACGGTGCTGGATCCGGAGCTGGGGTGGGGTGCGTGTCCCTGGGGTTGCAGATTGGGAGTTTCCCTGCCCACCTCAGGAGGGTCTTAGAGTCCTTCTGGGCTCTTTGGCACTTGGAAAGTGAACCTCCCCAATTCCTGCCCCATAGGAATGGGGTCGGGGGAGGACTTGGCACTGGCTGTGGGGGAGGGTTTGGCTCCATCAGGCCCCTCTGGTCACTCACAGAAAGGAAGGGTGTCACCAGGACAAGCCCCTGTTAGGAATCAGATTGGTGGAGAGGGTCGGGAAGCCCATTAGTGTTCATCAGTGGTGCTCAGGGATTGGGGACAGGGGTGGTTGCTGGAAATTCCTGGTAGGAACACGGAGGCAGGCCCAGCCTGACGATGTGAAGGCCCAAATCAGACGTCACTCGGCGGTCATGCACTGTAGCCGGTGCTTGAAGAAGAGCAGGCGATGCTTGGCCACCTGACTTTGGTCCTGTGATCCCGGGTAACGGTAACGGGCATAAGTCTCGGCCCCTGGATCCTTTGATGTCCACGGTAGCTTCACCTTCGACGCATGATCCACAACAACATCAGAGCACGAGCCAACACGGAGGGAACCAAGTCCATCCAGGAAGAATTCTGGGTTGAGGGGGCGTGGGGAAGAGCAATGGTTAAATCTCCCGCCCGAGGGGAGAGAAGGCCGATTCCTACGCTGAATTGAAAATACGGGGCTTGGAGGTCAGCTAAACAAAAACTAGGTTGCCAACCAAACTTCAGCTTCTTTCTCTCTGGTTTACTCTTGTGTGGAGCTCATTTCAATAAATACCAGCTCACTCCCTCTGAGTGGGGTCTGAACCTGGGGAA
The sequence above is drawn from the Apodemus sylvaticus chromosome 20, mApoSyl1.1, whole genome shotgun sequence genome and encodes:
- the LOC127670494 gene encoding solute carrier family 26 member 10; protein product: MLQGAKDKMSGPFASGTCSDPEDSSDLKSPLSSRFREPLTHARFQELFGGAEQEPELPTEPTEPCLPWLCRLRRRRASACSGPGAWRVLLARLPPLRWLPQYRWRAWLLGDAVAGITVGVVHVPQGMAFALLTSVPPVFGLYTSFFPVLIYSLLGTGRHLSTGTFAVLSLMTGSVVERVVPEPLAGNLSGFEREQLEARRVGAAAAVAFGSGALMLAMFVLQLGVLSTFLSEPVVKALTSGAALHVLVSQLPSLLGLSLPRQIGCFSLFKTLAAVLSALSQSSPAELTISALSLALLVPVKELNVRFRDRLPTPIPGEVAMVLLATVVCFTSSLDTRYNVQVVGLLPGGFPQPLLPALDELPSILADSVSISLVTFAVSTSLASIYADKYSYTIDPNQELLAHGVSNLISSLFSCFPNSATLATTSLLVDAGGNTQLAGLFSCVVVLAVLLWLGPFFYYLPKAVLACINISSMRQMFFQMQELPQLWHISRVDFAVWMVTWVAVVTLNVDLGLAVGVVVSMMTVIYRTQRVQCLALGLAEGTELYRPIRESPKLLQAPGLCILSYPTPLYFATRGQFHRLLERHLGLGKRTKVGAEPVRVAILDFSGIPFADAAGAREVVQLTRRCQEDGICLLLAQCNAVVLETLTRAGLLDSMTPEQLFVSVQDAAAHALERLKPTGPQICTVWV